One stretch of Aeromicrobium fastidiosum DNA includes these proteins:
- the pstC gene encoding phosphate ABC transporter permease subunit PstC, which translates to MTSTLEPRRKRSTVVRPGDRIFSGLSTSAGILILLVLAGVAAFLTIEGVPGITASPDEVKSGESFLPYVWPLVYGTLLAATIALIIAVPVAIGVALFISHYSPRKLGQVLGYLIDLLAAVPSVVYGLWGIGFLAPKMAPIYAWLETHLGFIPFFAGPASATGRTIMTASIVLAVMILPIMTAICREIFLQTPRLHEEAALALGATRWEMARMAIFPYARSGIVSAAMLGLGRALGETLAVAMVLSVSAGTVTANLISSTNPSTIAANIALSFGEASGKTVNVLIASGLVLFVITFLVNFAARAIVDRRKEFSGAN; encoded by the coding sequence GTGACCAGCACGCTGGAACCCCGTCGCAAGCGCTCGACCGTCGTCCGTCCCGGTGACCGCATCTTCTCGGGTCTGTCGACCAGCGCGGGAATCCTCATCCTGCTGGTCCTCGCCGGCGTCGCGGCCTTCCTCACGATCGAGGGCGTGCCCGGCATCACCGCCAGCCCCGACGAGGTCAAGAGCGGCGAGAGCTTCCTGCCGTACGTCTGGCCCCTCGTCTACGGCACGCTGCTCGCCGCGACGATCGCCCTCATCATCGCGGTGCCCGTCGCGATCGGCGTCGCCCTGTTCATCTCGCACTACTCGCCCCGCAAGCTCGGACAGGTGCTCGGCTACCTGATCGACCTGCTCGCCGCGGTGCCCAGCGTCGTCTACGGCCTGTGGGGCATCGGCTTCCTGGCCCCGAAGATGGCACCCATCTACGCGTGGCTCGAGACCCACCTCGGCTTCATCCCGTTCTTCGCCGGCCCCGCATCGGCCACGGGCCGCACGATCATGACGGCGTCCATCGTGCTGGCGGTCATGATCCTGCCGATCATGACCGCGATCTGCCGCGAGATCTTCCTGCAGACGCCCCGCCTGCACGAGGAGGCCGCGCTCGCGCTCGGCGCCACCCGCTGGGAGATGGCCCGCATGGCGATCTTCCCGTACGCGCGCTCCGGCATCGTCTCGGCCGCGATGCTCGGCCTCGGCCGCGCACTGGGCGAGACGCTCGCCGTCGCGATGGTGCTCTCGGTCTCGGCCGGCACCGTCACCGCCAACCTGATCAGCAGCACCAACCCCAGCACGATCGCCGCCAACATCGCCCTCAGCTTCGGCGAGGCCAGCGGCAAGACCGTCAACGTCCTGATCGCCAGCGGCCTGGTGCTGTTCGTGATCACCTTCCTCGTCAACTTCGCAGCGCGGGCCATCGTGGACCGCCGCAAGGAATTCTCCGGAGCCAACTGA
- the pstS gene encoding phosphate ABC transporter substrate-binding protein PstS — protein MNRKNLRIAAPAAMLALALGLSACGAGNEDSSSDSSGSGDSGSKISGTLNGAGSSAQEAAVAAWKKQFQTANPDATVNYDPVGSGGGREQFIAGGVQFAGSDAYLTDEELASAKEKCGSDIVEVPTYVSPIAVVYNLDGVDDLNLSAKTIGEIFEGKITKWDDAAIKADNPDADLPDSNITAVHRSDDSGTTKNFTDYLDKASEGGWSGGVVETWPLKGGEAAEGTSGVISAVQGGNGTIGYADESQAGELGKANVKVGDDFVAPTPEAAAKVLDTAKPVEGRDATDIAVDIDRTTTESGVYPIVLASYQIACQTQKDAATADLVKGWLTYVTSTEGQSAAAETAGSAPLSGDFASKVQAAVETIKAS, from the coding sequence GTGAACCGCAAGAACCTGCGCATCGCCGCCCCGGCCGCCATGCTCGCCCTCGCACTCGGCCTGAGCGCCTGTGGCGCCGGCAACGAAGACTCGTCCTCCGACTCGAGCGGCTCCGGAGACTCCGGCAGCAAGATCTCAGGCACCCTGAACGGCGCCGGATCCAGCGCCCAGGAAGCCGCCGTCGCCGCCTGGAAGAAGCAGTTCCAGACCGCCAACCCCGACGCCACGGTCAACTACGACCCGGTCGGCTCGGGCGGCGGCCGTGAGCAGTTCATCGCGGGCGGCGTGCAGTTCGCCGGTTCCGACGCCTACCTGACGGACGAGGAGCTCGCCTCCGCCAAGGAGAAGTGCGGCAGCGACATCGTCGAGGTGCCCACGTACGTCAGCCCCATCGCCGTGGTCTACAACCTCGACGGCGTCGACGACCTGAACCTCTCGGCCAAGACGATCGGCGAGATCTTCGAGGGCAAGATCACCAAGTGGGACGACGCGGCCATCAAGGCCGACAACCCCGACGCCGACCTGCCCGACAGCAACATCACGGCCGTGCACCGCTCGGACGACTCGGGCACCACGAAGAACTTCACCGACTACCTCGACAAGGCGTCCGAGGGCGGCTGGAGCGGCGGAGTCGTCGAGACGTGGCCGCTGAAGGGTGGCGAGGCTGCCGAGGGCACCTCGGGCGTCATCTCCGCCGTCCAGGGCGGCAACGGCACGATCGGCTACGCCGACGAGAGCCAGGCCGGCGAGCTCGGCAAGGCCAACGTCAAGGTCGGCGACGACTTCGTCGCTCCGACCCCCGAGGCCGCCGCCAAGGTGCTCGACACGGCCAAGCCCGTCGAGGGCCGCGACGCGACCGACATCGCCGTCGACATCGACCGCACGACGACCGAGTCAGGCGTCTACCCCATCGTCCTCGCGTCGTACCAGATCGCCTGCCAGACGCAGAAGGACGCCGCGACGGCCGATCTCGTCAAGGGCTGGCTGACCTACGTGACGAGCACCGAGGGTCAGTCCGCTGCGGCTGAGACCGCCGGCTCGGCACCGCTCTCGGGCGACTTCGCCTCGAAGGTCCAGGCCGCGGTCGAGACGATCAAGGCTTCCTGA
- a CDS encoding NUDIX hydrolase has protein sequence MASERITTAAGGVVWRKRPGTRRPETRVDVLVVHRPSYDDWTFPKGKTDPGETLQQTAVREIGEEAGVRVRLGHPLRPVTYPISGGTKIVSYWSARMTGTDDETPFVPNKEVDEIRWVGLAEARTLLTYDHDLGLLEEFRALRERQAHRTRTLVVLRHAKAEARSADVDDLDRPLTPVGEARAADLVPVLDAYGVERVVTSPAVRCAQTVEPYARSIATFLEVDDRLSEQTSVVHVRRSLATLMDRKKPVVLCSHRPTLPWVLDAIGTELEELAPGQGVVVHHRGGVIHATEKLL, from the coding sequence ATGGCAAGTGAACGGATCACGACCGCAGCGGGTGGAGTCGTGTGGCGCAAGCGTCCCGGGACACGTCGGCCGGAGACCCGCGTCGACGTCCTCGTCGTCCACCGCCCGTCGTACGACGACTGGACGTTCCCGAAGGGCAAGACCGATCCGGGCGAGACGCTGCAGCAGACCGCGGTGCGCGAGATCGGCGAGGAGGCCGGCGTGCGCGTGCGCCTCGGCCATCCGCTCCGGCCCGTGACCTACCCGATCAGCGGCGGCACCAAGATCGTCTCCTACTGGAGCGCCCGGATGACGGGCACCGACGACGAGACCCCGTTCGTGCCCAACAAGGAGGTCGACGAGATCCGCTGGGTCGGTCTCGCCGAGGCGCGGACGCTGCTGACGTACGACCACGACCTCGGACTGCTCGAGGAGTTCCGCGCGCTGCGCGAGCGGCAGGCGCACCGCACCCGGACGCTCGTCGTGCTGCGTCACGCCAAGGCCGAGGCGCGTTCGGCCGACGTCGACGACCTCGACCGTCCGCTGACCCCGGTCGGCGAGGCGCGCGCCGCAGACCTCGTACCGGTGCTCGACGCGTACGGCGTCGAGCGGGTCGTGACGAGCCCGGCGGTGCGGTGCGCGCAGACCGTCGAGCCGTACGCCCGGTCGATCGCGACGTTCCTCGAGGTCGACGACCGATTGTCCGAGCAGACCAGCGTCGTCCACGTGCGGCGATCCCTCGCGACGCTGATGGATCGCAAGAAGCCGGTCGTGCTGTGCAGCCACCGCCCGACCCTGCCCTGGGTGCTCGACGCGATCGGCACCGAGCTCGAGGAGTTGGCCCCCGGTCAGGGTGTCGTGGTGCACCACCGCGGCGGGGTGATCCACGCCACGGAGAAGCTGCTCTGA